In Fusarium verticillioides 7600 chromosome 6, whole genome shotgun sequence, the sequence CCTGGCAAGCGAACTTTGCAGGGTAGACGCGGTTACATTTTGGTGAGTACCGACTGTCTGGGCCTTTACAAATGACAGGCAAAAACAGGCGCCGTTTGATAGCCTCAGAATATTCAGACGCTACGAGACGGCCCAGCCCGCCTCCATTTCCTTGTTGGGCTCCGCACCGTGGCCCCGGTCTTCCGGCATTTCTCCCCGGAGCCCCCCGGCCAGATCCACATCGACAGCTCCCGCCAAACCATGCATCCGCACCGCCATTCGAGGCCAGAAAGGCTTTTGCTGTACTTAACCTGAAGGCGAGGCGAAAATTCTGAGATGTGACAATGACAGCTCAGGTTAGGCGAGCGAGCGTGTTACTGACAAAAAGCTGAGAGCCAACAAACCCACACTTCTGTGGTTGTGTTTGGGTAAAGCACGCGGCCGTATCCAGACGTTTTGAACAAGGCACAAGCGCATCAGGAAACGGGTGATCACCTTCATGTAGTACGACTCCCTCTCTGCAGCAAGTCTATTGTTCAAAAACCAAGGTGGTTGTCTTATACAGCTGCATGGCCAAATCCGCCACCTTCAACCCGACCCCAGCCAATTTTACcattctttctttttcgagTCCCCAAACACTTCTCACATCTTGTCGATCATGACGGTATCAAAGCTCAGGCATTACAACTTCGGCGTGGAGATCGAGGCTGTGGTAAAACCTTACGGTGGTGCTGATAGCTTTACCAATGTTGACTGGTATCGGCAATTAGCACAGAAGCTGCGGAACCGCAACATCGAAGCTGTTCACGACGACTGTTCGAAATACAGCAAGCATCCGGAGTACTACGGTGGTAAATGGTTCGTCACTCGAGATGGATCTTTGAAGAGAGAGCGTCCCATGGGTAtgtcattctcttcaccACGAAACCAGCGAACGGTTTAGTTTGCTCACTAACAGGGGATCCTAGTCTGCATGGAAGTCGTCTCTCCTCGCCTAGATACCAAACAACATGTCAGCGGCATACTTGGCGACTTTTGGGAAGCGATGCGTGTACATTTCAGTCCCCAACGCGACATCTCCTGCGGCGGCCACGTCCATGTCACTCCCGTTTCTGGCCAGAACAAGTTCTCCTTACGtggcctcaagaagattgCGTTTGCATCTGTTGTTTATGAAGAATTTGTGGCAGCTGTCCTCCCCAAAGCCCGTCGAGAAAATCAGTACTGTCGGCCAAACAGTCAAAGCATGGGTTCTGGGTTGCGTGAAACGCTGATACGATTCGGTAAAAGCAAGGGTTCACTTCTCCAAGTCGCAACAGaaatcaagtcaacaacatccgAAATGGATTTATGCTACTACATGCAGGGGAACCGATACGTGCTATGGAACTTCCAGAACATTTTCCCAAACCCCAAGACAGGGAAATGTACTGGCACGGTTGAGTTCCGGGGGGGTAACCAATTCTTAAGTACGAATGGGACTCTTGCTTGGGTGGCCTTCGTAATGGGATTCATCACACTGGCCCTGGAGGAGGTAAGTCACTCGAATGGCGTGCTGTGCTCAAACACTCTGTTGACATCTCTTTCAGgatctcctcaacaagcttacTACTTATACTTCGCCCGACAACCCAAAATTCCAGGCACGTCTCGAGGACTGGTGGAAGCGGATACGTCAAGCGGCTAAGCAATCAAAACTTTCTCGATATCTACCCTCGGAGTACATAAAGATGCACACAAGATAATTATATGGCATGAGATTTCTGCCAAGACGACGACAGACCCGACCCTATACCGCCTTAGGTTCAGGGTATATGTTCTTTGACTTATTATGGACACAGTTTCAGACACAGCATGATTATGATTTTAGTTAATGGAGCTACTGGTGTTTAGGCGTACGCATGTTTTGACACTGGAGATTAATTCTCTACGCATTTGATAAAGTGGAACAGGCCCAACGACTGGGAGGGGATCATAAAGGGATCAAGTACATTTCTCTTTAGTAGGTAGCGTATCAGCCAATCTCATTTAAGTAACGCCAAATTCGTTCATCATGGTATCCAATTTCATTCATGACTCTTCGCCCTTTGTTTCGCCCTCTTCAAATAATACAAGTACCGTACCAGCCTTGCAAATATCCTGTATGACGTTAGATGAGATAGCAGAGAGTATTACCCTGGGAACTTACTCCTTCTTTATGTGCAAGCTTCTTAATTATACCATCCTGTGGTGACCGGATGATAGtttccatcttcattgaCTCGATTCTGAAAGGTTGTTAGCTTATTCTACATATCGGAATTGGTCAACTTACACCACAAGTGGTGCTCCCTTTTGCACAGTTTGACCCTCCACTACTtcgttcttcaagatcttgcacGGCATCGGCGCTGCAACTGAGGCGCTTGACTCCTTGAGCCCAAGAGCTTTCTCGTACCACTTGGGCGgtagaagaacaagatcTGTTTTCACGCCATGCTGGAAAACGGTAACCTTTGTATCATTGTCTGTGTGTTGAGGGACCACTGAGGATTGAATGCGCTCAAGGGGGAAGTATGACTCTAGTTTCATCACTTCACcttcaggctcaggctggcAGGCAACATTTGTGAACACTTGGGGTGCCTCGTCACCTTTTCGGTGGACAGCAACGTTGTACAGGTTATGACCTGTCTGTGTCACGCTGGCCTCGACGAcctcgccctcttccttACTATACCCATCCAGGATTTTAAAGCTCAGCTTCCGTTGCCCGATGTTATTCGTTTCGCCAAAACCAAGTGTCAAGCCATGGGGACCATAATTTCGAAGTTCAAAGTTGATCATTCCAAGGGCTGCTTGTGCGACAACTTCATTCTTGATAGGTCGGGGTTTAAAAAGCTCCTCTCGCCACTTGTCGATGAAGCCCGTTTCCACGTCCCCAGCCACAAAGGCATCAGTCTCGCAAACTCGCTTGAGGAATTCGATATTTGtagcaacaccaacaatTTCGTATGAGCGTAGAACGCTTTCCAATTTGGCTATAGCACGTTCTCTCGTATCGCCTCGCACGATGAGTTTGGCGATCATGCCGTCGTATGCTTCAGAGATAGTGTTACCAGATCGGAATCCCCAATCCAGGCGAACATCCTCGTTCTGTAATTCAGTAGGGAGATAAGCTCTCACTAATTTGCCGGAGTCAGGAATAAAGCCCTTCTCAGGATTTTCGGCATAAATTCGTGCTTCAATGGCGGCACCCCTCTCGTTCATTTGTACTTCCACCTCTTCTTGGGAGAGTGGAAGCTTTTCGCCCGCAGCAACTCGGAATTGCCACTCAACTAGATCCAGGCCAGTCACCATCTCCGTGACAGGATGCTCCACTTGAAGCCGAGTGTTCATTTCCATGAAATAGAATTTGTTGGTATCCTTGTCGAGGATAAACTCAACAGTGCCAGCGCCGACATAGCCAACTGCTGAGGCAGCTTTTCTAGCCTTATCCCAGAGATCGTGTCGAGTTGCCAGATCTAGATCTGGAGCTGGGGATTCCTCGAGGATCTTTTGATGCCGACGCTGAACACTGCAGTCTCGCTCACCAAGCGCGACGGTGTTACCCCATTTGTCGGCAAAAACTTGCACCTCGACGTGCCTTGGTCGAATGATGTACTTCTCCACTAGCATGACCTCGCCTCCTTCACCGAATGAGGCCTTGGCTTCGGCACGGGCACTTCTGAGTTGCGTCAAaaactcctcctcagtcagGACGATTCGCATTCCCTTGCCTCCGCCTCCTCGTACACTCTTCAGGAGCACCGGGAAAGTGATGTTTTTGGCATGCTCCAGGAGTTCCTGCTCGCCCTGGTCTGCTCCATGATACCCTGGCACACAGGGAACACTTGCAGCTGTCATAATTTCTTTACTGCGGGCCTTATGTCCCATGTCGGCCATGGCACTAGCGGGTGGTCCGACAAACACAATGCCTTCCTCTTCGCAACGCTCTGCAAACTTGGAGTTTTCGGATAAGAAACCATAGCCGGGATGGAGTGCTTGGATGCCATTTTGCTTCGCTAGAGCAATGATTTTCTCGCCGTCAAGATAGGCGTTTGCGGGACCTAGCGCCAAAGACTGGAACCCCGAGGAAGCATGCCATGAGCCAGCGTCAACATCTGTATAGACGGTTGTAGCCCGAATGCCAAGGCGCTCAGCAGTCCGGTTGATGCGGATGGCGATCTCACCACGGTTGGCGATAAGGACAGAATTGATGGGTGTGTGCTTTGgtgcagatgatgaagaagccactGGAGAAACAGACGCGCTTGAAGCAGATGTTGAGAGGAATCGAGGGAGGGGCTTCAAAGGAAGTCGACGATTTGCGCGAAGTGTGGAACGCATGATGAGCGATGGGGTTTATGAAGCGCCCAGTGTGAGATTCAGGAGCAGTATGCAACTTGACAGATTTTCAAAATGATTCTCACTGACATAAATAAGGAGAGAAGCCGACTGTAAACCTCCTTCCCGGGTGATTAGCCGTCTCTAATGCCGTGGTGCCGAGTCTAATTAAGTGATTATTCTGTCGGCTTTGAAGGTTCAAGTCGGCAAGGACAGACGTGACCGTGAGGAGCCGCAAGTAACcggtacctaggtaccttcCCCAGACGACGGTTTAGAAGCTTAGCTCCAACGAACTCTGGGGGAAAGTGCGTCCAGTGTCATTACGTCATATTCCCGCGAATGACTCAGCATATGCGGCCGGGATTTGCGGCATAAGCCCCTCCACTACCTCAAGATATTGGAtcacagcatcatcaatcatcgcaGCCAGTACATCATGGATCAAATACCTCTCAACTCCGAAGCTTCTCAGGGTGATACCCACAAGCAAACAACGTCGACGCTTCCGCCAGATGTCGTTCAATGCCTTGACAATGCTCGATTTGTAAACCTTCCCCGCACCACCAATAATGCCATCACAGATCGAAGGCTGATAATCCATATAGCTTCACTTGGCAACATGCACCGATAACGTGCCCCATGTCTCTCTAATGAACTACACATATCTTCCCTCGTCACCTTATTCTAACTATCCCGTTATCATCATGACTACGAACCCGGCATCACGGAAGACCACAAACCTGGTCGCCAACCCCAATGTATCCCTTCTTGTCCACGATTGTAAGTCGCATATTTCATGTTCGAGATTAGTGAACCCTAAAACATACTTACAATACTTTCAGGGGTCTCCCATCGACCACCTACTCACGGCCGCCGACCATCTGGTGGTTCTCCTGGCCCAGAGCACCGATCGAGTCTCGCCTCACTCCTCTTGAACCTCAACACTTCAGCACTCTCTAGCATCAGTGCAACCATAGGAGGTGCTGCTCGTCTAGTGCCTAGCGGAACAGATGAGGAAAAATATTACCGCGAGCAGCATCTGGAGAACAATACTTTCGATGAGTCCGCGGCGCAGCCTTTCCAGCGGGACAATGGACCTGTCGAGGATGGAGGCCGCAACTGCTTTGTAGCTGGTGAGGAAGTAAGAGTTGTTTCggtcgatatcaaggatgtACGCATTAGCGATTGGAAGGGCACCGTAAGAGACTGGGCGATCGTGCCAGAAGGTCACCTAGTCAACGGAACTCAGCAAGAATGATCAGGTCGCAAACCCCACATCCTTTGCCAGAGCCTCATCATTGTACTTTAGCAATCAGTTTTCAAAGATGAAGTAAGGTACACTATTGGTTTCGGCAATTCAATGTGATAACATTGACCACTCTATTATTCGCAAGGCACAGGCATTCCAGGTAGGGTACCATGAAGATCAATTCCTCAATACCAGTGCCTTTCTCACGCAACGAAGTAAAAGCAGGCAAACAAAAAAAACCACATCATATCGCCCTTCCACCAGGTCAAGTTTTGTGAGCCTCCAGGTTGCCGCAAGGCCAAGCCAGTATAAATTTTCCTGAATCCCAATCAATTCCAGCCACCCAACGCCTTTGCAGACAAACAACTGTAAAGACAGATCAAACAAACTCATCAGATAGCATTTGACGCATGAAAGACATGGTCATTTCACTTCTCAGCCTAGTGTATGTAGACGACAGGCACATCATCGAGCCCactcaacaacctcgaggGCCATCATTACCAAAATAAGAGTAGAGGGAAGAATCCT encodes:
- a CDS encoding 3-methylcrotonyl-CoA carboxylase alpha subunit; this translates as MRSTLRANRRLPLKPLPRFLSTSASSASVSPVASSSSAPKHTPINSVLIANRGEIAIRINRTAERLGIRATTVYTDVDAGSWHASSGFQSLALGPANAYLDGEKIIALAKQNGIQALHPGYGFLSENSKFAERCEEEGIVFVGPPASAMADMGHKARSKEIMTAASVPCVPGYHGADQGEQELLEHAKNITFPVLLKSVRGGGGKGMRIVLTEEEFLTQLRSARAEAKASFGEGGEVMLVEKYIIRPRHVEVQVFADKWGNTVALGERDCSVQRRHQKILEESPAPDLDLATRHDLWDKARKAASAVGYVGAGTVEFILDKDTNKFYFMEMNTRLQVEHPVTEMVTGLDLVEWQFRVAAGEKLPLSQEEVEVQMNERGAAIEARIYAENPEKGFIPDSGKLVRAYLPTELQNEDVRLDWGFRSGNTISEAYDGMIAKLIVRGDTRERAIAKLESVLRSYEIVGVATNIEFLKRVCETDAFVAGDVETGFIDKWREELFKPRPIKNEVVAQAALGMINFELRNYGPHGLTLGFGETNNIGQRKLSFKILDGYSKEEGEVVEASVTQTGHNLYNVAVHRKGDEAPQVFTNVACQPEPEGEVMKLESYFPLERIQSSVVPQHTDNDTKVTVFQHGVKTDLVLLPPKWYEKALGLKESSASVAAPMPCKILKNEVVEGQTVQKGAPLVVIESMKMETIIRSPQDGIIKKLAHKEGDICKAGTVLVLFEEGETKGEES